One window from the genome of Echinicola vietnamensis DSM 17526 encodes:
- a CDS encoding GAF domain-containing protein — protein sequence MAESIFLPEAATKAEKYEALLPQLEALTTGESDLTANLANISAALKEAFGFFWVGFYLVKDAQLVLGPFQGPIACTRIQYGKGVCGAAWKEGKTQLVPDVDAFPGHIACSSASKSEIVLPALKNDKVALVLDIDSDQLNDFDDTDAAHLEKLMRVIERFL from the coding sequence ATGGCTGAATCCATTTTCCTTCCCGAAGCTGCCACCAAGGCAGAAAAATATGAGGCACTCTTGCCACAGCTCGAAGCACTCACCACGGGTGAAAGCGACCTTACCGCTAACTTAGCCAATATCTCTGCTGCCCTCAAGGAAGCTTTTGGCTTTTTTTGGGTGGGCTTTTACCTGGTAAAGGACGCGCAACTGGTACTGGGGCCATTCCAAGGGCCGATCGCCTGTACCCGTATCCAATACGGCAAAGGCGTCTGTGGGGCCGCTTGGAAAGAGGGCAAAACCCAACTGGTACCGGATGTGGATGCCTTCCCCGGTCATATTGCCTGCAGCAGTGCCTCCAAGTCAGAAATCGTCCTACCTGCCCTTAAAAACGACAAGGTCGCCTTGGTCCTCGACATCGACAGTGATCAATTAAACGACTTCGACGACACTGACGCAGCGCACTTGGAAAAACTGATGCGAGTGATTGAACGATTTCTTTAA